A window of the Citrus sinensis cultivar Valencia sweet orange chromosome 9, DVS_A1.0, whole genome shotgun sequence genome harbors these coding sequences:
- the LOC102622238 gene encoding MDIS1-interacting receptor like kinase 2-like, which translates to MGLPIFNILILFLLLKFSHNVTSDSSEEAYALLKWKTSLQNQNLNSSLLSSWTLYPANATKISPCSWFGISCNHAGSRVISINLSTLGLNGTFDDFSFSSFPHLANLNLSFNFFFGNIPLQIGNLSKLQYLDLGSNQLSGLIPPEIGKLNQLRRLYLDMNQLHGTIPLEIGQLSLIDKLALCHNNLHGSIPSSLGNLSNLTNFYLNNNSLFDSIPLALGNLKSLSIMDLSKNHFNGSTPFSLGNLSNLAVLYLHKNSLSGSIPSIIGKLKSLLQLDLSENQLSGSIPLSLGNLSSLTMMSLFNNSLSGSIPPSLGNLKSLSALGLHINQLNGFIPPSIGNLSSLRILYLYNNGLYSFVPKEIGYLKSLSELELCTNLLSGVIPHSIGNLTGLLLLSMCGNHFSGPIPKSFRNLTSVERVLLNQNNLSGKMFEAFGDHPNLTFLDLSNNNFCGEISFNWRNFPKLSTFIVFVNNISGSIPPDIGNSPKLQVLDLSSNHIVGKIPVQLEMLSSLNKLILNLNQLSGGVPLEFGSLTKLEYLDLSANKLSSSIPKSIGNLLKLHYLNLSNNQLSHKIPTEFEKLIHLSELDLSHNILQEEIPPQVCNMESLEKLNLSHNNLSDFIPRCSEEMRSLSCIDISYNELQGPIPNSTAFKDGLMEGNKGLCGNFEALPSCDAFTSHKQTLKKKWVVIVFAILGMVVLLTGLTGFFFFFQQRKKVSQEEQSNSMNRLRLLSVLNFDGKIMHEEIIKATDDFDEKFCIGKGGQGSVYKAELPSGDIVAVKKFNSQLVSGNMADHDEFLNEVLALKEIRHRNIVKFHGFCSNGPHSFLVCEYLDRGSLARILGDDVTAKELGWNRRINVSKGVANALSYLHHDCLPSIIHRDISSKNVLLDSNFEAHVSDFGIAKFVGPHSSNWTEFAGTFGYAASEIAYTMRATEKYDVYSFGVLVFEVIKGNHPRDFFSINFSSFSNMIIDVNQILDPRLLTPSPSVMDKLIWIMEAAILCLDESPEA; encoded by the exons ATGGGGTTGCCAATCTTCAATATTCTGATCCTATTTCTTTTGCTAAAGTTTTCACATAATGTTACTTCTGATTCTAGTGAAGAAGCGTATGCTCTTCTTAAATGGAAAACAAgccttcaaaatcaaaaccttaACTCCTCTTTGTTGTCATCGTGGACTCTTTATCCTGCTAATGCAACCAAAATAAGCCCATGTTCTTGGTTTGGAATTTCTTGTAACCATGCAGGAAGCAGAGTCATCAGTATAAACCTGAGCACTTTGGGTTTAAACGGTAcgtttgatgatttttcattctCATCATTTCCTCATCTTGCGAATCTTAACCTaagcttcaattttttcttcgGAAACATCCCCCTTCAAATCGGAAACCTCTCCAAGCTTCAGTATCTTGATCTTGGCAGTAATCAATTATCTGGGCTAATACCACCAGAAATTGGCAAACTAAATCAGTTGAGGAGGCTTTACCTTGACATGAATCAGTTGCATGGAACAATTCCACTAGAAATAGGTCAGTTAAGTCTTATTGATAAGCTTGCCTTGTGTCATAACAATTTGCATGGTTCTATTCCTTCTTCTTTGGGTAACTTGAGCAACTTGactaatttttatcttaataataattctcttTTTGACTCCATTCCTTTGGCTTTAGGAAATTTAAAATCTCTTTCCATTATGGACTTGagcaaaaatcattttaatggCTCAACCCCTTTTTCTTTAGGTAACTTAAGCAACTTGGCCGTATTGTATCTTCATAAGAATTCACTTTCTGGTTCTATTCCTTCGATTATAGGAAAATTGAAGTCTCTTCTCCAACTAGACTTAAGTGAAAATCAACTTAGTGGTTCAATCCCTCTTTCTTTAGGTAACTTAAGCAGCTTGACTATGATGtctctatttaataattcGCTCTCTGGTTCTATTCCTCCCAGTCTAGGAAACTTGAAGTCTCTTTCAGCATTAGGACTACACATAAATCAACTTAATGGTTTTATTCCTCCTTCAATTGGTAATCTTAGTTCTTTAAGAATTTTATACCTTTATAACAATGGGCTTTACAGTTTTGTTCCTAAGGAAATAGGATACTTGAAGTCTCTTTCTGAATTAGAGCTATGCACAAATCTTCTTAGTGGGGTTATTCCTCATTCAATTGGTAATCTCACCGGGTTACTTTTGTTAAGCATGTGTGGAAACCATTTTTCTGGTCCAATCCCTAAAAGTTTCAGAAATTTGACAAGCGTAGAAAGAGTACTTCTTAACCAAAACAATCTCTCTGGAAAAATGTTTGAAGCTTTTGGTGATCATCCAAACCTAACTTTCCTAGATCTcagcaacaataatttttgtggtgaaatttcatttaattggaGAAACTTTCCAAAATTAAGtacttttattgttttcgtgAATAATATTTCTGGAAGCATACCGCCTGACATTGGAAACTCACCCAAATTACAAGTTCTTGACCTTTCTTCAAATCACATTGTTGGTAAAATTCCAGTGCAATTGGAAATGTTATCTTCTCTAAACAAactaattctaaatttaaatcaaCTCTCTGGAGGTGTGCCTCTAGAATTTGGCTCATTAACTAAACTTGAATACCTCGACTTGTCTGCAAACAAATTGAGTAGCTCGATTCCAAAAAGTATAGGCAACTTGTTGAAGCTGCACTACTTGAATCTGAGCAACAATCAATTGAGCCATAAAATTCCAACTGAATTTGAGAAGTTGATTCATCTTTCAGAGTTAGATTTGAGTCATAACATTCTCCAAGAAGAAATACCACCTCAAGTATGTAATATGGAAAGTCTGGAGAAGCTTAATCTCTCCCACAATAACCTCTCTGATTTCATTCCAAGATGTTCTGAAGAAATGCGCAGCTTGTCATGCATTGACATATCCTATAATGAGTTACAGGGACCAATTCCTAATAGCACAGCGTTCAAAGACGGTTTGATGGAAGGGAATAAAGGATTGTGTGGCAATTTTGAGGCGTTGCCATCTTGTGATGCTTTCACGTCTCACAAacaaactttgaaaaagaaatgggtCGTAATTGTGTTCGCTATCCTAGGAATGGTTGTGCTTTTGACTGGTTTGACtggattcttcttcttttttcaacAAAGGAAGAAGGTCTCACAAGAAGAACAGAGTAACTCTATGAATCGTTTGAGATTGCTTTCGGTATTAAATTTTGACGGGAAAATTATGCACGAAGAAATCATTAAAGCTAcagatgattttgatgagaaGTTTTGCATTGGAAAAGGTGGACAAGGAAGTGTGTATAAAGCTGAGTTACCCTCTGGGGATATCGTAGCAgttaaaaaattcaactcGCAGTTGGTTTCCGGTAATATGGCTGATCACGATGAATTCTTGAATGAAGTTTTGGCATTGAAAGAGATACGACATcgaaatattgtaaaatttcatggATTTTGTTCTAATGGCCCGCACTCATTTTTAGTTTGTGAATATCTTGATAGGGGTAGCTTGGCTAGAATCCTTGGTGATGATGTAACAGCAAAAGAATTGGGCTGGAATCGGAGAATAAATGTGAGTAAAGGAGTAGCTAATGCTTTGTCCTACTTGCATCATGATTGTCTCCCATCGATTATTCATCGAGACATATCAAGTAAGAATGTGTTGCttgattcaaattttgaagCCCATGTTTCAGATTTTGGAATTGCCAAGTTTGTCGGGCCACATTCGTCCAACTGGACTGAATTTGCAGGCACATTTGGATATGCTGCTTCAG AGATTGCCTACACAATGAGGGCTACTGAAAAATACGATGTGTATAGTTTTGGAGTGTTAGTATTCGAAGTGATCAAGGGAAATCAtccaagagattttttttccattaacttttcttcattttccaatATGATCATAGACGttaatcaaattttggatCCTCGACTTCTAACTCCATCCCCTAGTGTTATGGACAAGCTGATATGGATTATGGAGGCTGCCATTTTATGCTTAGATGAGAGTCCAGAAGCTTGA